In Azospirillaceae bacterium, a genomic segment contains:
- a CDS encoding DUF3576 domain-containing protein, which yields MTLGDNHMPSRSAFLIGRSLLVAGLLLSTSACSWLGWGDDDDDAKAPPKPVSILARQNTSGPVGTANTAVQAVGPTVNAFLWRASLDTIGFLPLASADPYTGVIITDWYSPPTTPGERFKINLYVLDATLRADGVRVTVFRQVDQNGQWRDATVAAETNSQLEDTVLTRARQLRIAQQPPK from the coding sequence GTGACCCTGGGTGACAATCACATGCCGTCGCGCTCCGCTTTCCTAATTGGCCGCTCCCTCCTGGTTGCCGGACTTCTGCTTTCCACGTCCGCTTGCTCCTGGCTGGGCTGGGGCGATGACGACGACGACGCGAAGGCCCCGCCCAAGCCGGTTTCCATCCTGGCCCGTCAGAACACGTCGGGTCCGGTCGGCACCGCCAACACCGCCGTCCAGGCCGTGGGCCCGACGGTCAACGCCTTCCTGTGGCGCGCGTCGCTGGACACCATCGGCTTCCTGCCGCTGGCCTCGGCCGACCCCTACACCGGCGTGATCATCACCGACTGGTACAGCCCGCCGACCACCCCGGGCGAGCGGTTCAAGATCAACCTGTACGTCCTGGACGCCACCCTGCGCGCCGATGGCGTGCGCGTGACCGTGTTCCGCCAGGTCGACCAGAACGGCCAGTGGCGCGATGCCACCGTGGCCGCCGAAACCAATTCCCAGCTTGAGGACACCGTCCTCACCCGGGCGCGCCAGCTGCGCATCGCACAGCAGCCCCCGAAGTAA
- a CDS encoding porin, with protein sequence MTRRPIPRALILSVPFCAAVGLAAPARAQTDYHLSGVVQGGVVGTDGAAAGNAHWDPFGAYAVTGKVETVTDSGATYGAELRIGSGNTGRSTDRPGNADKIGIDQAYVYAAGSWGKVRLGQDWGAAERATDLLPLLVGGEMDGFWTQSARVRPPGMALGRAYAGRDSDDADKVDYETPRLFGLKAGFSYAPERRAFGEDIVAPYAIAAEDNFWEGAVNYRGDWGPVEYELGLAYNHADAAHDWLNDTQTVTLAGGLTYGGFTVGTILFDDGDSGLLRNRPANAPGDTKGMTVQGTYENGPYGLTLFWHGSETEHLTTYRAYGLGLSWKVRTDTTLGLDLIRWTADLDADNQSVITHESGSHPTGNVATGVIEFRF encoded by the coding sequence ATGACCCGCCGTCCCATCCCCCGTGCGCTTATCCTCAGCGTTCCGTTCTGCGCCGCCGTCGGCCTGGCGGCCCCGGCGCGGGCGCAGACCGACTATCACCTGTCGGGCGTGGTCCAGGGCGGCGTGGTGGGCACCGACGGGGCGGCGGCGGGCAACGCCCATTGGGACCCGTTCGGCGCCTATGCCGTCACCGGCAAGGTGGAAACGGTGACCGACAGCGGCGCCACCTATGGCGCGGAGTTGCGCATCGGGTCCGGCAACACCGGGCGCAGCACGGACCGGCCGGGCAACGCCGACAAGATCGGCATCGACCAGGCCTATGTCTACGCCGCCGGCAGCTGGGGCAAGGTGCGCCTGGGCCAGGATTGGGGTGCTGCGGAACGGGCGACCGACCTGCTGCCCCTGCTGGTGGGCGGGGAGATGGACGGTTTCTGGACGCAAAGCGCCCGCGTGCGCCCGCCCGGCATGGCGCTTGGCCGCGCCTATGCGGGCCGCGACAGCGACGACGCCGACAAGGTGGATTATGAGACGCCGCGCCTGTTCGGCCTGAAGGCCGGTTTCTCCTACGCGCCCGAACGCCGCGCCTTCGGCGAGGACATCGTGGCGCCTTACGCCATCGCGGCGGAGGATAATTTCTGGGAAGGGGCGGTGAACTACCGCGGCGACTGGGGCCCGGTGGAATATGAGCTGGGCCTGGCCTACAACCATGCCGACGCCGCCCACGACTGGCTGAATGACACCCAGACCGTCACCCTGGCCGGCGGCCTGACCTATGGCGGCTTCACCGTCGGCACCATCCTGTTCGACGATGGCGACAGCGGCCTGTTGCGGAACCGGCCGGCCAACGCCCCCGGCGACACCAAGGGCATGACCGTCCAGGGCACGTACGAGAACGGCCCCTACGGCCTGACCCTGTTCTGGCATGGCAGCGAGACCGAACACCTGACGACGTACCGCGCCTATGGCCTGGGCCTGTCGTGGAAAGTGCGCACCGACACCACCCTGGGCCTGGATCTCATCCGCTGGACCGCCGACCTGGATGCCGACAACCAGAGCGTGATCACACATGAGTCGGGGTCGCACCCGACAGGGAACGTTGCGACCGGCGTGATAGAATTCCGTTTCTGA